From the genome of Caretta caretta isolate rCarCar2 chromosome 27, rCarCar1.hap1, whole genome shotgun sequence, one region includes:
- the CISD3 gene encoding CDGSH iron-sulfur domain-containing protein 3, mitochondrial isoform X1, translating into MPALQSPAALATLVSGACARAAGCWVRSSSGTSSSPSQPAIAAKHPYQVDLKAGKLYAWCACGHSKKQPFCDGSHKTATPDLSPLRFRLDEAKSAWLCGCKHTKSPPYCDGTHKEEFVQKAKLPGQP; encoded by the exons ATGCCGGcgctgcagagcccggccgctCTTGCGACACTGGTGAGCGGAGCCTGCGCGAGGGCGGCGGGCTGCTGG GTAAGGAGTTCTTCAGGTACCTCTTCGTCCCCTTCCCAGCCAGCAATTGCAGCCAAACACCCATACCAAGTGGACTTGAAGGCAGGAAAGCTTTATGCTTGGTGCGCCTGTGGCCACAGCAAGAAACAG CCTTTCTGTGATGGATCCCATAAAACTGCAACCCCAGATCTCTCTCCCCTGAGGTTCCGGCTGGATGAGGCCAAGAGCGCCTGGCTGTGTGGGTGCAAACACACCAAATCCCCTCCTTACTGCGACGGCACCCACAAGGAGGAGTTCGTTCAGAAAGCAAAGCTCCCTGGGCAGCCTTGA
- the CISD3 gene encoding CDGSH iron-sulfur domain-containing protein 3, mitochondrial isoform X2 translates to MPALQSPAALATLVRSSSGTSSSPSQPAIAAKHPYQVDLKAGKLYAWCACGHSKKQPFCDGSHKTATPDLSPLRFRLDEAKSAWLCGCKHTKSPPYCDGTHKEEFVQKAKLPGQP, encoded by the exons ATGCCGGcgctgcagagcccggccgctCTTGCGACACTG GTAAGGAGTTCTTCAGGTACCTCTTCGTCCCCTTCCCAGCCAGCAATTGCAGCCAAACACCCATACCAAGTGGACTTGAAGGCAGGAAAGCTTTATGCTTGGTGCGCCTGTGGCCACAGCAAGAAACAG CCTTTCTGTGATGGATCCCATAAAACTGCAACCCCAGATCTCTCTCCCCTGAGGTTCCGGCTGGATGAGGCCAAGAGCGCCTGGCTGTGTGGGTGCAAACACACCAAATCCCCTCCTTACTGCGACGGCACCCACAAGGAGGAGTTCGTTCAGAAAGCAAAGCTCCCTGGGCAGCCTTGA